The genomic window gggccttcgtcgtgagctgctggctgtaagatctctcagcaagcagcaatgtgaagacatggctcaacagctccgctgggcagaagagcagtgcagcaaggctctGAGACTCTGGCAATCTGCTGAGGAAGCGAAGGAAGAACTGGTAAGAACAATAcatccctgaagttttcaggcaagtttggagggctggcttagcagaagagcagcctgagtcAGTGACATGGTCGCAAGCATCTGCTGTAGGCTACACGTTGCTGGGCCGGGCAGCAGAGGGCTTCAAGGGCTCCTACTTGAAGGCCTGTGAAGACCcagaggacaatgctgggacagtatatgcagccacaggttgagcacgggcataagccaagttccccaggaggctgggtggtcgccacccaaagcatggcagcgaaggggcagcgtcttccccacagcctcgtgccatgcagcagagtgctgctgaccttgctgccaagtgcagtgccagcaactggcttccttgctttctgtccttccacagtggacagaagtcttccctttgagcctgaagcagttgcaacaggccccgtgttgctggtatttcagctggtggcctgtCTTGTGACTGGGTCATCGAGGTGCtggcctcgtcctcgtcctgcagtccatctgcagcttttccttgattaaagggcagggggaatttgagaacagagtctctgagaacagacagaaatcctgaagagaggggggccaggaaacaggcagccatcagagcagggaaggcaggtgacctctcctttccttacacGTGTTGGGCCTCCTCCTACGTTGATTGttagggcaggagtgctggagggcacaaagtcactagtgTGCACTCTTCAGGTACGGGGGTTGTTGGAGGGAtgaagcttccatttttttctttggggcgcattgctgggacttcatctggaagtgtgtcttcccctcatcaggcactggaagcacagagcctggcaggctccagtgctgagcagcaggcagaagagctaggatggaagggttagagctgggtagagaagcagaaggaagtggctgaacacaagtgcttttgagagtgCAAAAGAGGAGACCTGAGCGAGATTGCAGATGCCAGTAAGATTCCTCTTGACAGAatatcaagctgcaggcagagctgcaggaagctcaggggaagatgaaggccatggagaagaggcacaaagaagaaatggaaaggatgcataaggtcctgctgcagtacagcccagctgaagaaaagcaggtgagtgaaagagcaggaggcactgcagtggtgcaacaagtggtgtctgcccttgctgcctttcccctgcagagcagcaggtggatgggggcaatgtctctgaccgccatgctctgtggtctccatggcagctggtcagaaggacacttactgggcctctgaatctcagctgctgccctgggcagcagggctagtgCTATGGCTGGTGGGCCAGCAatcctctgaatgtatttctgctggcctcTTAGTGCTCGCTTTGTTGTTTGAGGGGTTTGCTCAGGCGAGCATGGTGACCCACACAGATTCTGagcaagttgtccctgtccatggtgaatgcagtcctcagaacggggtgaagtgtgaagttgttctttcccttttgcactctctactacggctgactgtgacaagctgtggtctctgactgctcgtttgggtttgactggaggtggaagagctggcagctcagcttgcagcctaacagcaccagtgctgttcctaagggcttgcctttgaaatgctctgtctggggcatctctgccaggcacctttctgacacacacaaatttcttgtcccagatggacgcaggatctgccatcaaagctgcctctgcagcagcatcctccgaaGAAGCCTCCTCTCCGCAGCCCGAAAACCCGAGTGTGAGCAGTTCGGCCCTCTCAAgccgggagaaagagaagcagttcctgaggctgctgagtacgtcctggggatttcttgtgCCATCGAGCAGCGCATTATAGTGTGTGCCTTAGCATGAGCTGTAGCACATGTTCTTCCTCGCTTTGGTGTCAGACAGAccttttggactccctacagaagccattgttgtgctcggaggcagccagggagcatttggggcgttccttttgcctttgagggcagctgggcgtgggtgggctttgcctgagcttccctgtgcaataaagacaaaagcagggattgtgtcctgagccgcagtagcctgcaacctatgcagtgaccgagtgaacatgtgtgtgctagtctggccaaacggatcagaacagttggcttcctagattccctttagactcctgacttgtcagcagtcattggagacagaatacatcagtgaatttgattggctgtggggcttttttaatgctggtgttgtttttatgactcCTAGTACTTCTCCTATTCCTTCTACAGTTGTTTTTGATAAGAATCCTCCATTTTGGTTAGCCTGacctccttgaaatgaacatcaggtgacagcacaattaagagaggaagaggtcttttcagtacgccctaaaagttaaaaaatgatattcttagaagaatcttgaggaatcagagaggaagagttcttttcaaagtgccccaaaagaagcaaaacaggatactctttttacagtccctctttgatatcttagttgtatgcttaggaagatgcatcaaagaaggaagcctctgctgcatgttcctctggtaccaggcacgctgtactgctactgcccgctggtaaatactcctggaatactaagcattggcctcaatccctgcacagatcgtactctaggaaagcacaccaaggccttgctgatcctgcagtacaactgagttgcttcttgccactggtaatagctgccagtgcagtgctgtcagagaataagcggtcaggtacagaacagagcccAGTTTACTCAGTgtctgccaccagctgttgggacaaaaggtggattgatctactgctccgtgggtctgaagtcaaagacaatcatgttctgtcttgagtgaggtcagcagcttgtaacggggctcagtctggctctggcttcttcacagtggctgtcagtggccatttgtgggctttgccgagctttttgtcatacctgccctgccactgacagctggtgtgactgcagaggctagagccttccttagctgtgagGTTGCAGCTGCCCTCctgttgctgcagctttgcctggactgatgaaaggatcagcatctcatttgtgcaggtgtctgtgtcacggcagcgcctgaggagcggcgctgtccttgttccccgtctgggctgtgcccatttgggaagatggggcacgtgggtggtgttcaaggggctgagtccagtgccagtgactgctgcacgccaggctgaagacaaggacttgtagttcttcactacatggggaatgggcaaagtcatcttcagaacttAGCCTGCTCATCAATGAAGAGGGTCCTAATTCTTAGAGCCACTGTTCTTGGTtatagcatgagctgctgctctctaaaaatgtcaaggcattCTTTAGGCAAACTGCTGAGAGGTAGAGAAGGTGCCCTCCTCTCCcggaattcactttgcaatattctttctgccttggtgcctgtccttttctggtctctgtctgctctgatgctttttccatgggcttAGTTTCCTCTCAAGGTAACCCTTCAATGGAGTGTGGAGAATCAGGCTCTGTACAGGCCAGGTGTGCTACAGAGCTACctgtcttgctggggctgctgttgttgttcttgttgatgtgAGTGGAACTGAGTTTCATATCTCCTGGaagtcaggatctctgttttgaagtgtgcttcttgcattttgtttttcagggcgTGTGGTGAGTTTGGGAGATCCAGAGAAGAAGTACACTGGATGGAAACCTATTGgcagtgggtgagtgcagccacgcttacttctacagaaccatgggccaggtattttttggtgctgcaatatcacgtgggaagtcaggcaagctgcaagcatcttcagGCCCTGGctttagtctgtccctgtctcagtgctgaggcagtacaAGGCATCATGAAAGATCACTGGATGCTGACGACATCTTGcctgcctcaaggagcaggacctggaagccttcctgtccctcaaacatgtggcgccagtttgcctattttcccaggagacatggttttgtatgattcaaagtaatttggccacactcatgaaggaagaagaacctgAGAGAGCAACGTCccacctgatagctgtcagatagcagctgtcagtagcatttcttagtagcattttgctgaaaacaacattccgtggtcaggaaaataaggaaggctgtgtggtgttgcctgagtttggcaggtaggatgaaaagagagtggtgagaaggcccagcaggactgtatgtttcattgcctggaaaggcacgccacaggcacagatgccagaaggaaaaggcgaagaaaacacccgcatgcacagtctagtgtgtacatttgagatttgtagcagccctttctcttctggttgcacccagcttttcccttggacactctgcgtggcagagggctgctgggctgctgtgcctttggctgaagagtagacaaagcctggtggttttgagacactgcaggcagcagagagctcctgcctgggctgccttttgcttctcagcactgaccaacttctctgttcttgccactgttctgtttccagggggtttggaaccgtttataaggccttcaacgctgccacaggacgagcggtaagtgccaacagcccattcagattttgcagcccttgagtgctttcccttgtgatgtgatccgtggccaaagctttgggccgcctgactctttgctgcaaaggctgtcccacagaagcagcctgtccagaggcaggctgcaaaatgcatttgggacagactttgtcctccctccctacctgaatgaatgcaaggatggcggtggtgcctttcagagaaggacacgctggcttggacttcctggataaacatgcatagattagcagatggcaagagccatcattccagcccaattcctcttaagcccaggttcagacacagataggatttcccattgttttccatcacgtggttcagtttgaaaatataatgcaagtcctaaagaaggagagatcttGTTTGGAGCacagttttgcctttcagtcctagggaacctagttcacacacacacacacacatacacacacacatgcgcGTACAGATCAATGAGAAAAAATTGATGAAGAGCCTTAAATAATACAACCTTGTGTTGatcctgtgttgaagacatggtgtcttggagagtgccgctgctctttgggacaataagttcatagtccttgattcttttttttggctctcggcaaatacaactgcatctttctggtagttcattatccacctgcagtgctgcgctcaggaactgcacttggagggaggtggaggaggcgtcCGAAAGCCCGAAGCCCTGCTTATGACCTGCCGTGCATCCATAGGGTACCACATAAAGggttattcattcttaaagccactaaagaattacaaatgacaataattccacGGTGTAAACCGTGTTCaagattgttcttcagagttgcgaagcccaaactgaagaagttagGATGTGCTAGGATTGCAACTTTACTTTGAGTCGCCTTGGAGTTCTTTCTTGGACAGCATGGTCCCTGtcatgtaggtgtgtgtttcctttggcacccagtcaagaatggcagccatctccaaaaggctggtgaaagcccctagaaatgctaacgtatttccagtggtttcaatttaccttcacaggagtaaaattacttttggcttgcaaaaCATGTGTGAATGATAATAGTAGTgataaacaaagtctgtttgagaAGTCTGCAGGTACAGAGAGTGCTGTTAGCGCTTTGTGGTTGATGGTTTAGTGTCCATTTCTGCCGAGGTGACAAGGCATCCAGGCCCGTGAGTGCACGGAGAAAGAGGCTCTCGTAATGTCCGctcctgatggcttttcaatgtcattgtagGTGGCCGTAAAGCAAGTtaatctccagcagcagggctgcgaggatgtgttgaaggaaatcctggtcatgaaggaatataagaaccccaatattgtcacctacctagaaaggtaaatattctggcagaaaatggatctttcaacatcaatctagtcctgcacaaggcatgggaggagattgcattttgtccccatgaatgcttcctggcagaaatagcttggagatcgatctcagaaacctggctctcttactaagccagcagcatgtttcccaggctcttgcctgattagaaaacctttctctttctctctgactgagctgagaatacccacagcctccttttccacggatgtgccttcctcattcagacggcacagatggcaagcagtggatagcctgggtggagtgtgtcttcatttgattccgtcttcatttaccagtgacctggaaacaaaactcagctgcagtctttccttcatccgGCAATTCAGCTGCTCACATTCAGCTCCACTCTGTTGCGTTCATCTTGCAGCTACCTTGTCAGtgaggatgtcctggtggtgttggagtatatggatggaggctccttagctgatgtggtcagcatgaaaaggatggctgtaggacacatagcaacagtgtgtcgggaggtaaggggtcctgcttgtgcttggaatggcttggacaggctcgtccctcaaaagcgctgcaaagcgagtgattccatgttcagagctttctttctgtgttgctcttatgctttggagaagaaagagcattgggagtgaactgcctgccagtgtccctgcccttactatagtctgttctttactcttctagaccattgttgaactccctgtctcgttttcatttgtattttctgttctgcactttgcctctccaagcctttgcccaaaacctttctgcattgccttctttgcctgtaagcacaaaggtgctggtgtccaagttttaaaccagcagcaaagccaaagagagactcatctgtcacattcccaacttcaaaggatggcacggcacccaccatgctgcttgctactgaaaactgacaaatgagctccttccaagtctgTTGTCGAGGAAGCCCTATaacccttgtcctccagcctcccacccgacagtgatccccttggtacccaaggcaggaactttttctcttttggcaaaccattgcttgtcctccagacagggagagcgcatccagtgcagcagggatcactctgactggctttgcaggggacagtcttgagcaaggactgatgtttccctctcaagcgctaatatgccttgccttggaaagaccctgctctcctcctagtgttgcagcagcaagcacttcctcttgccagcgctcactgctcctttgagatctgtgaatcttcaggagcagtgtccttttgtgtgtgatgaaatcagatcaggctaactgttggcctcctgtttcttttttctctcccagtgcctgcaaggcctggctttccttcatgccaaccaggtgatccacagagacatcaaaagtgacaacatccttctgggccgggatggctccgtcaagctgggtgggtgttctgggtcaggcgcagcgctccggggaggcggtgtggggctgcttttgagcggctgccgggtgcccagcagtggtgctggtgagagggcagggagcattCTCCCAGCGCAGGGCGCAGCTGTAAGGGGCTGAGTGgtctagagagcaagaaggtagcaagagtaactttggtttgtgtgtgtgttccttccaaagggagagagttacagtgtaaacgttccggtgcctgaggaaaagccagggtgggaatcctggggTGGCGGGGTTGCTAAGTGGACAATTGCAcatgtccttggctgcagccctgaggaatgagagcccagctgcttttccagctcgattcagcactgcattctgagacgtagagtgaggaagccttttccttggttccctacttgaagcagtgtttgtttttctcctcagctgattttggcctctgtgctccgttcagccctgagcagagtaaaCGGAGGTCGATGGTCGGGACCacttgctggatggcacccgaggtggtgagaagagagccatacggccccaaagtggacatctggtcccttggcatcgtgggaatagaaatggccaaaggagaggctccttatattcgggaaaccagtgagagggtaaggtgcaaatacgctcagagagcggtgtccttctcctctgtgtccattagacaaaatcccatgcccacagcttaaAGTGCTTCCACCAAGGCCCACTTGTAAAAACGTCCTTGGGGCTGGCATCAGCTGTCAAGGCAAGacctgttgcagcttggaagagctggggctgcactggagccttttttcctttgggagggaaggctcaTCTCTAACCATCTGCTAggcaagaaattgccactgcagcctggagcttAAAAGATGGGGTCTAGGTGAGCACTGACGGATATGGAAGAATCACGTAgagtctcatgtttcctttggcttcaggctaactacctgataggcaagcaaggcgtaccagacctgcacaagctcaggctgccctctggcttgtgtgaatttctgggctgctgcctgcagatggatgtggacaggcgaggctctgccaaggaacttctgcaggtacaaggcaatgcggctgcagcccaaagagctgttccctgtcagggtttgttcctcggCCAAACTCCAGGGCTTCCGATGGGCCCCCCCACATAGCAATATCcactctgggtgcttttccaatgaaaaccaagcaggatccaagactggttgagattagaagggaccggtgaaggtcatctagtccaaaaccccagtcactggcaaagacatcttcaagtggatcaggttgctcagggtcccattcaagctgaccttgaatgttgccAGGTCtggggctcctcccagctctctgggcagcctgtgccagtgtttcagcactctcctcgtaaacactttcttccttagagccaatcgagtgtcttgtagcttaaaaccattcaCCCTTGTCCTCTTACAATTGGCCTTACTAAAAGatttgtccccatctttcttagaAGGCCCTACAAATAttgaaaggtctccttggggcttgctcttctccaggctaaacaagcacaactctcccagccgttcctcagaggagagctcccagcttctggtcatttctgtgaccctcttttgttctcaggtggtgtattcatgtttacctggtagcaaaggaactgaagtattgcaatgccagggacgggggcttgaagaacacaacaaaagcagtctagaaccaagcggttctagattggtccatgggaaggcaggggctgtgggggagctcactgtgagcatccgaggccactcagcttgtccctcctgccccagccttagaggtttctgccaggcagacggggacagctgagcaggagttgtgccagccccatgtgctgcctggcccgctcaagtagatgagaattgctgtggctttgctgccaggttttgtggcagacaaggagctggtgaccaggccatttccttggctgttcctgctgagaaggaagatgccagccagcacaggagcagggggcatgccaaggcagacactgctcttctgcaagccagagctcagcccatctgtgccctgctgcttgtgtccttgctcctggcttgctgctgaaaacctgcgtgtccagcactcctgagaacaacacgtgcggtcaataatttcagagcccttgggagtcTCTTGAGGACTGCCCAATGCCCCACATCTCCTTTGGGCACTCAAATAGCCCATGTCAgtagaaaagaggagctggaataagtgtgttgagtttcctgaaaggaacaaaatctttggacagcaagcagcaatcccacagtgctgtcaggacaaaaatgccagcaagtgatgacaccttgaggaacggactagtgcagttctgggccatgtttgcctgtgctagcagcatcctggacatgaaggctcatgtgctgatggtgacCTCAGGCCgcctatgtttgtgtatttctgggggctagaggaatccagcttgaccctgttaggaagtcagtttggaaaagaatggttcctttttcctttgtctcttttaatttggtttgttccttttcccctttggacagcatccatttctccagtcagcggagcctctcttaaacctcttctgacagcctgatTGCTGTCATCCCTGTAGCCaagtcatgcaggaagcaaaggagatgacaaggacCACTTGagcacttggagaactgaacctgtgagaacaggtagaaatcctgaggggagaggggccaggaaacaggcagccatcagagcaggaaaggaaggtggcatctccttttcctcgcacctgctgatcctgcttttgaatttctgcctgggacagcattgctggagggcacaaagtcactactgaCGTGCACTTTTCAGGTGGGGGGTGGTGTGAGGCATGAACCTTCCACTGATTATTTGGGGAGTTTGGCTGGCACTTCATGTGGAagtgtcttcctcccctcaccaggagTCGGAAGGGCAGcg from Vidua macroura isolate BioBank_ID:100142 chromosome Z, ASM2450914v1, whole genome shotgun sequence includes these protein-coding regions:
- the LOC128822395 gene encoding serine/threonine-protein kinase PAK 3-like, which codes for MVTHTDSEQVVPVHGRVVSLGDPEKKYTGWKPIGSGGFGTVYKAFNAATGRAVAVKQVNLQQQGCEDVLKEILVMKEYKNPNIVTYLESYLVSEDVLVVLEYMDGGSLADVVSMKRMAVGHIATVCRECLQGLAFLHANQVIHRDIKSDNILLGRDGSVKLADFGLCAPFSPEQSKRRSMVGTTCWMAPEVVRREPYGPKVDIWSLGIVGIEMAKGEAPYIRETSERANYLIGKQGVPDLHKLRLPSGLCEFLGCCLQMDVDRRGSAKELLQHPFLQSAEPLLNLF